TAACAACAGAGAGCACAGTTTATTGTGGTATATCAAGTAAAGGCTTAAATGtacaattcaattcaataaacTTAGGAATCCTTGGATTTCATAGGACGTTCTATCATTTTTTATCCATCAGAATTCTTTTGAGCACAACCACGCAAGGCTTACAGTTTATCACGTGTGTTTTTTCGGCCTGCTGTTTGACTAATGGAGCGAAACCATTACTAATACTCTCTTGTCTCTCTACAAAGCTGTCCGCTGACCTCAACCCATCGTTTAACACATCCTTCTCTCGTATTCGATTGATCCGTAAGCGATTCATGATCTCCCGGATGTGGTGGAatttgttcttattttttgCCACTTTTTCAGTGATTATCTTTGTCTTCTTAGCTGAAGCCACCGAATCACTGTTCTGTGGATGAAATGAGCGTTTTCTCACGGAAGAGCTGCAAGAAGGAAGAACAATTCATGAAAACTCTCCTTGTATCTGTTGAACCAGCTGGCGTATCTCACATACCTTCCATCCATCCCGTTAGTAGCTGGCTCGTTTGCACGGACCGGTGTGCTGTGCACTGCTCCCGCAACATTTAAATGAGCTTGCGTTTCCTCGCTG
This is a stretch of genomic DNA from Anopheles merus strain MAF chromosome 2R, AmerM5.1, whole genome shotgun sequence. It encodes these proteins:
- the LOC121591077 gene encoding uncharacterized protein LOC121591077 → MHSNLLVPSLNEESYCHFCFGGVNVHAVFPLGRPDLLSIIDNIIGIHLTPEADETFSLCDGCIATMETFVTFRNKSRSNYETVREAKIMNEAMKRLQPLLQADSFNPIVSSSCPANGVLSNSVNTGSEETQAHLNVAGAVHSTPVRANEPATNGMDGSSSVRKRSFHPQNSDSVASAKKTKIITEKVAKNKNKFHHIREIMNRLRINRIREKDVLNDGLRSADSFVERQESISNGFAPLVKQQAEKTHVINCKPCVVVLKRILMDKK